Part of the Wolbachia endosymbiont of Ctenocephalides felis wCfeJ genome, ATAGATTATAAAGGGGAGGTGAATGAAATTGCTGGTGTTGGTGTTATCGGAGAGCAACCTGTGATTAAACCCGGAGAAGTATTTAAGTATACAAGCGGAACATACTTGAATTCACCATCTGGAATAATGCGAGGTAAGTACGAATTTCTAAATGAAGAAAGCACAAAAACTTTTGAGGTTATGATACCGCCCTTCTCTTTGGATAGCCCATACGTAAACGTTAGGCCGCATTAGGCTTAGCAGTTAAAATTTATTTTTTGTTCTCATCATCAAGTTTAAACAGAACCATTGTAGAGACTAAACCGATTACAATTATCATCAAGGAAAATGGAGCAGCTTCTCTATAACGCTCATCACTTACAAGCTCATATATTCTAGTTGATATAGTTTCAAAATTAAATGGTCTTATAATAAGTGTTGCAGTAAGCTCCTTAATCGTATCCATAAACACAAGTAAAAATCCCGATATTATGCTTTTTTTAATGAGAGGAATATGCACATTCAGGCACGTGGAAATAGGCCCATGACCCATAGTATATGCAGTCCACTCAATTTCATTTGGTGTTTTCTTAAGCCCAGACTCTATTGCCTTGAAAGATATAGCAAAAAAACGAAATAAATATGAATAAATTAAAGCACCAACAGTTCCTACTAAGCTCATTTCCACGATATATTGAGTAACAAAAGAAGATATTTTGCTCAGAAATATTATTATGCTAATTGCAATAATTGCGTTTGGAATTGCATAGCCTAAAGAAATGAAACGTGCTATGTTATTGATTACTTTATTTTTACGTGCCGCATATCCAATCGTTATCGCAATGCTAACTGAGATTAGTGCAGTGATAAATGACAGACTAAAACTATTTGCTATTATGCTATAGAACCTAGCCTCATATATGAAAAATCCCTTCTCTATGCTCCAATATATCAGTGGAATAATTGGTAAAATGAACCCTATTAGTATTGGCAATACACACAGGGTGTAAGTAAGGATCAATGGAATAGTGCCGCTTATATTTCGCTTGTTGTGGTAATCTGCATTAGTATTGATTGCAGAATAGGATATTCCTCTTTTTTGCAGGATTTTTTCAATAGTTATTAGCATTACAATAAAGACCAATTCCGCGACTGCCAAAATAGTTGCTGAATGTTTATCATGCAGTAAAAACCAGGTACGATATATCCCTGTTGTAAAAGTGTCAATTGCAAGAAACTGTGGTGTGCCAAAGTCGGTAATCACTTCCATCAGCACTAAGGATAATCCAGCTATAATTGATGGACGTATAGAAGGTATTATGACAGAAAACAAACTTTGCAATGAAGAGAACCCAAGTGTAGACGCAATAGTAACTGAGTTGCTAACATTTTTTAGGTTCGAGCGGACTAATATGTAAACGTATGGATATAAACTAAATCCCATCACCAACATTCCACCACCTAAAGATTTGATCTCGGGAAACCAATAATCTCCTTTGCTCCAGTGAAAGATTTCCCTCAATAAACTTTGTGTTGGACCTGAAAACTCCAGTGCATTAACGTAAAC contains:
- a CDS encoding ABC transporter permease — encoded protein: MFLRIFKNIFLFLVSILFICPILSLISILFTESTNSGWVISTLFPEYILNTLILMVGVGSISFIFGVVPAWLTTFFSFPGSRIFEVALFFPISIPGYIVSFVYVNALEFSGPTQSLLREIFHWSKGDYWFPEIKSLGGGMLVMGFSLYPYVYILVRSNLKNVSNSVTIASTLGFSSLQSLFSVIIPSIRPSIIAGLSLVLMEVITDFGTPQFLAIDTFTTGIYRTWFLLHDKHSATILAVAELVFIVMLITIEKILQKRGISYSAINTNADYHNKRNISGTIPLILTYTLCVLPILIGFILPIIPLIYWSIEKGFFIYEARFYSIIANSFSLSFITALISVSIAITIGYAARKNKVINNIARFISLGYAIPNAIIAISIIIFLSKISSFVTQYIVEMSLVGTVGALIYSYLFRFFAISFKAIESGLKKTPNEIEWTAYTMGHGPISTCLNVHIPLIKKSIISGFLLVFMDTIKELTATLIIRPFNFETISTRIYELVSDERYREAAPFSLMIIVIGLVSTMVLFKLDDENKK
- the apaG gene encoding Co2+/Mg2+ efflux protein ApaG, with product MTLEYALTTNSVEVTVLPIYIEEQSIPYENCYVWIYNVKIKNKGSSTIQLLSRHWQIIDYKGEVNEIAGVGVIGEQPVIKPGEVFKYTSGTYLNSPSGIMRGKYEFLNEESTKTFEVMIPPFSLDSPYVNVRPH